The Stieleria maiorica genome includes the window TTGAAGCAGTCGCTGCCGGTGATCGAGGACGAGTTTCGTCTGGCAGTCGCCCGGCATCGTGACGAGCTGGACGACGCGGCGGAACGTTGGAAGGATCAATTGGTCCAAGAACGATTGATCCCGCTGGCGCGGCGGGAGATTTTGCCGATCGTCAAAAAGCACGGTCAGCCGCCGGCCGAAGAAATCGGACGCGAGATGTGGGATCGTGCGTCACTGTTCCGTTTCGGATGGCGGGCGATCTACGACAAAACGCCGCTGCCGCGAAAGGACCTGGTGCGCGAAGAATGGCAGCGGTTTGTCGAAGAAGAAGCCGTTCCGGTGCTGGAAAAGCACATGGACGAAGTCGTCGTCGCGATCCAACGCAGCGTCCGAGATATCTCGGCCAGCCCGGCGATCCGCAGGGAACTGGCCGGCGTGGCCGAAGAGATCGCGTCGGATCCTGAGAGCCGACAATTGATTCAAACGATCTTGAAAGAAACGTTTGTGGAAAATGAACGCTTGCGCGAGGTGTGGCGCGGGGTGTGGAGCAGCCCGGAAGCCCAAGCGGCCTTTGACATCGCCGGCGAGCGGCTGGAACCGGTGATCCGCAAAATCGGCGACGAAATCTTTGGCTCCGAGCAAGACGGCATCAATCCCGATTTCGCCCGCGTGCTCCGCAGCCAGATCCTGCGGAAGGACCGTCGCTGGATCGTCGCCTGGCACACCGGTGCCAGCAACGGTACGGTCGAGGTAGCCCGAAAGCCGATGCCCTATCCGATCGTCTATCTGGCGGCCGAGCGTGATTGATCGGTTTCGTTCACGAATTGAGATTGAATCCGTAGCGGAAGTCGCCAAGACTTTCGGCGAATTGACGAGAAAGCGAAACTCTTGGCGAGTTCCGCTACTCCAAAGTCAGAATCTGACGGAGCACGTGGGGCATCCCTGATCACATGCCTTCTGAATCCACCCCATCGACGACGCCTCCGCTGGAGGACATGCCGGTCAGCCCGCTGTGCCTGAAAGACCTGTGTGTCGTTGCCGGCGATCGCTGTTTGCTGGATCAGGTCGATGCACGATTCCCCGAGGCCAAGATCACGGTGGTCGTCGGCGGCAGCGGCGCGGGCAAAAGCGTCTTGCTGCGAATCTTGGCCGGGCTGCTGCCGCGTCACGGCGAATCGATCCGCTGGTCCGGGGCGATCGGACGCAACGAAACCGGATCAGACCGTCCTCGGGTCGGGATCGTGTTCCAGCAATTCGCGTTGTTCGACGAATTGTCGGCAACCGCGAACGTCCAATTTGCGATCGACCACCGCCCCAAGCGGCTTGCCACGGATCCCAAAAGCCAACCGGTTTCGTGGAGCGCGACCGAGTGGTTGGAGCATTTGGGGGTTCCGCTGAAAACATCCGTCGCCGATCTGAGCGGCGGCCAAAAACAACGTCTTGCGATCGCGCGGACGTTGGCCGCGTCGCCCGATGTCGTGCTGTATGACGAACCGACCAGCGGGCTGGATTCGGCCAGCGGTCGATTGGTCGCCGAGCTGATTCGGGAAACACAGTCGACGTATCACCGGACCAGCATCGTCGTGACGCACGATTACGAGACCTTGCTGCCGATCGCGGACAAGGTCTTGTTGCTGGACCCTCAGAAACGAGACCTGGTGGAAATCCCACGCGAGCAGTGGGGAGAAATCGCCGATCGGATGGTCCCGGTTTCCAGTTTGGAAGACGAGGCGGGGGCCGGTCAGGCGAAACCCGCGTCGATGATCGGACGGATGCTCAATCCGTTGTTCGAGACGACCGGGGGAGCGGTTTCGGCGGCGTTCTGGTTGCCGCTGGACTTGTTGCCGATCGTCCCCCGCGTCCGTTGGGCGTTTCGATTCACGCTGCACTACTTGCGGTTGGTTGCCGGGCCATCGGCATGGGTTTATTTGATCATCGCCGGGCTGATCGTCGGATTCACTTCGACGTACTTCACGTTTCGGTTCTTGCCCTTTCGCTTGTACACCCAGCCGCTGTTGATCGACGAGTTGTTGGCATCGATCGGATTTGCACTCTACCGGGTGTTGGTGCCGATCTTGGCGACGATCCTGGTCGCGGCCCGCTGCGGCGCGGCGGTTTCGGCGGACGTCGGTGTCAAGCAATACGGCGGTCAAGTCGATGCGATGCGAACGCTGGGGGTTGCGCCGCGGGCGTACCTGTTGTTGCCGATCGTGATTGCGTTTGTGGTTGGTACACCGCTGTTGGAATCGCTGGCGTTCTACGCGGCGCGGTTCATCAGCATGGTCGCGTTCTCGGCCTCGTTTCCCGACGTCGGTCCGCATTTCTGGGACCAGCACTTCGGCCGCAACCTTGCGGGCGAGTCGCCTTGGCTGCACCACGGATGGAAGTGGGTGTTGCTGAAGAATGTCGTTTGTGGCTTGGGGACGGCGACGATCGCGTATTACCAGGGACTGGCACCCAAGCGATCGGCCAGTGACGTCAGCCGATCAATCACGTCGACCGTGCTGTGGACGACGCTGTTCGTCTTGACCGTGCACTTCGCCGTCGCGTTGATGGAGTTTTAGATCTCGCTGTACGACGGCCCTTCCGGGCAATGCCCCACCTCGTTTCCGGGCTCCACCTGGGAACGGGGCTTTCAAGAGGCTCCGCCTCGCGTTGCCCGGCGGTGTGTGGCTGGAGCCACAGCTGCAGCGCGTTCCAAGGCGGAGCCTCGGAACGAGGTCAACGAGGCAAAGTGAATCTCCGTTCTCGTTCCCGGGCTCCGCCTGGGAACGGGGCTTTCAAGAGGCTCCGCCTCGCGTTACCCGGCGGTGTGTGGCTGGAGCCACAGCTGCAGCGCGTTCCAAGGCGGAGCCTCGGAACGAGGTATTTCCGTTCTCGTTCCCGGGCTCCGCCTGGGAACGGGGCTTTCAAGAGGCTCCGCCTCGCGTTACCCGGCGGCGTGTGGCTGGAGCCACACCTGCAGCGCGTTCCAAGGCGGAGCCTTGGAACGAGGTCAACGAGGCAAAGTGAATCTCCATCCCACGCGGCCGATCACTCAGGTTAAACTCCCCACTCCCCACTCCCCACTCCCCACTCCCCACTCCCCACTCCCCACTCCCCACTCCCCACCGAGACCTGCTCGAGATGCTTCTTCGACGCTTTCCATCACCACTCCTCCTCGGATTCGCTCTCTCGCTGCTTGCCGGCGGCACCGGATGGGCTG containing:
- a CDS encoding ABC transporter permease, whose translation is MPSESTPSTTPPLEDMPVSPLCLKDLCVVAGDRCLLDQVDARFPEAKITVVVGGSGAGKSVLLRILAGLLPRHGESIRWSGAIGRNETGSDRPRVGIVFQQFALFDELSATANVQFAIDHRPKRLATDPKSQPVSWSATEWLEHLGVPLKTSVADLSGGQKQRLAIARTLAASPDVVLYDEPTSGLDSASGRLVAELIRETQSTYHRTSIVVTHDYETLLPIADKVLLLDPQKRDLVEIPREQWGEIADRMVPVSSLEDEAGAGQAKPASMIGRMLNPLFETTGGAVSAAFWLPLDLLPIVPRVRWAFRFTLHYLRLVAGPSAWVYLIIAGLIVGFTSTYFTFRFLPFRLYTQPLLIDELLASIGFALYRVLVPILATILVAARCGAAVSADVGVKQYGGQVDAMRTLGVAPRAYLLLPIVIAFVVGTPLLESLAFYAARFISMVAFSASFPDVGPHFWDQHFGRNLAGESPWLHHGWKWVLLKNVVCGLGTATIAYYQGLAPKRSASDVSRSITSTVLWTTLFVLTVHFAVALMEF